One segment of Desulfosudis oleivorans Hxd3 DNA contains the following:
- a CDS encoding FecR family protein, translating to MKRMKILYGMVLAAFVAGLLVLPVQAGPVGVGISDGPAVISVLDGSAALVDGQQKTLRSLSQGEALNQGDRIRVGDQSRIELRLPDGSFVRFDSNSVFELKAMAVDSRDNRRDINVNVVFGKIWASVSKWVSGSSRFDVSMKTTTAGVRGTAYRVNVNSDDSAVVKVYDGTVEVKGATGEEASAPQAAGAPAALSAPRPVAGPTPVAGPHPVSMEQWVYTLKAMQQIVIRPDGTATPPFRFSYEADRNDWVEWNRQRDTAVGMPVPEPPAADAAPVEYTPSPAVPESNQP from the coding sequence ATGAAACGAATGAAAATTCTTTACGGTATGGTGCTGGCCGCCTTTGTGGCCGGCCTGCTTGTCCTGCCGGTCCAGGCCGGACCCGTGGGCGTGGGCATCAGCGACGGCCCGGCTGTCATCTCCGTCCTTGACGGCAGCGCGGCCCTGGTGGACGGCCAGCAGAAGACGCTGCGCTCCCTTTCCCAGGGAGAGGCGCTGAACCAGGGAGACCGGATTCGAGTCGGCGATCAATCCAGGATTGAACTCCGGCTGCCGGACGGCAGTTTCGTGCGGTTTGACAGCAACAGCGTGTTTGAACTCAAGGCCATGGCCGTGGACTCCCGGGACAACCGGCGGGACATCAACGTAAACGTTGTGTTCGGCAAAATCTGGGCCTCGGTTTCCAAGTGGGTCTCCGGCAGCAGCCGGTTTGATGTCTCCATGAAAACCACCACCGCTGGTGTGCGGGGCACGGCCTACCGCGTCAACGTGAACAGCGACGACTCGGCCGTTGTCAAGGTGTATGACGGCACCGTGGAGGTCAAGGGGGCCACCGGCGAAGAGGCTTCGGCCCCGCAGGCGGCGGGCGCGCCCGCCGCGCTTTCCGCGCCCCGGCCCGTGGCCGGCCCCACCCCGGTGGCAGGCCCCCATCCGGTTTCCATGGAACAGTGGGTTTACACCCTGAAAGCCATGCAGCAGATCGTCATTCGGCCCGACGGCACCGCCACCCCGCCCTTCCGCTTTTCCTACGAGGCGGACCGAAACGACTGGGTGGAGTGGAACCGTCAGCGGGACACGGCTGTCGGCATGCCGGTGCCTGAACCGCCCGCCGCGGATGCCGCCCCGGTTGAGTACACACCCTCTCCGGCCGTGCCTGAATCCAATCAGCCTTAG